A window of Gemmatimonadota bacterium contains these coding sequences:
- a CDS encoding methylaspartate mutase — protein sequence MDKLDVIIATDCGSTTTKAILIEKKGDVYRQTYRGEAPTTVEAPYEDVTRGVLNAIQEVEELSGRQILDGETIITPAEDHRGVDIYISTSSAGGGLQMMVGGVIQAMTGESAQRCALGAGAIVMDILASNDGRQPHEKIERIRQLRPDMVLLSGGTDGGTISHVVELAEFISAADPKPRFGSGYQLPVIYAGNKDAAQEIERTLGDKTALTITENIRPTLEEENLGPARHVIHDLFLEHVMAQAPGYRKLISWTGAPIMPTPGAVGLMMQTVSKQQNINVVGVDIGGATTDVFSVFDDIFNRTVSANLGMSYSVSNVLAEAGLNDVMRWVPFKIDEADLRDRIKNKMIRPTTIPQMLEELQVEQAIAREALRLAFVQHRALAVGLKGVQAERTLSDVFDQSEGGESLIKMRDLDLLVGSGGVLSHAPRRMQTAAMLIDAFQPEGITRLAVDSIFMMPHLGVLSSVNEIAATQVFERDCLIYLGTCIAPIAQGKIGTSCAQYEIGLPDGTQSGTLNIGDLLHFPLEAGQEAHLTLQPERNTDAGAGPGRELNTTVKGGTAGLILDGRGRPIVFAENQSERADQISQWSETLDLYPR from the coding sequence ATGGATAAACTCGACGTCATCATCGCTACCGATTGCGGCAGCACCACGACCAAAGCCATCTTGATAGAAAAAAAGGGCGATGTCTATCGCCAGACCTATCGAGGCGAAGCACCTACCACAGTTGAAGCCCCCTATGAAGACGTCACGCGCGGCGTACTCAACGCCATTCAAGAAGTCGAAGAACTCTCCGGCAGGCAAATTCTCGACGGCGAAACCATCATCACACCCGCAGAAGATCATCGCGGGGTTGACATCTACATTTCTACCAGCAGCGCAGGCGGCGGCCTGCAAATGATGGTCGGCGGCGTCATTCAGGCCATGACCGGCGAAAGCGCACAGCGCTGCGCCCTCGGCGCAGGCGCAATTGTCATGGACATTCTCGCGTCCAACGACGGGCGGCAGCCCCACGAAAAAATCGAACGCATTCGCCAGTTGCGCCCCGATATGGTGCTCCTTTCGGGCGGCACAGATGGCGGCACCATTTCGCACGTTGTCGAACTGGCCGAATTCATTTCGGCAGCCGACCCCAAACCGCGATTTGGATCGGGATACCAACTGCCCGTCATTTACGCTGGAAACAAAGATGCCGCGCAGGAAATCGAACGCACCCTGGGCGACAAAACTGCCCTCACCATCACGGAAAACATCCGCCCCACGCTCGAAGAAGAAAACCTTGGACCAGCTCGCCACGTGATCCACGACCTCTTTCTCGAACACGTCATGGCGCAAGCACCGGGCTATCGAAAACTCATCTCCTGGACAGGCGCACCCATCATGCCCACGCCCGGCGCAGTTGGCCTCATGATGCAAACCGTATCCAAACAACAAAATATCAATGTCGTGGGCGTTGACATAGGCGGCGCCACCACCGACGTATTCAGCGTCTTTGACGATATCTTCAACCGCACGGTATCTGCCAATCTCGGCATGTCCTACAGCGTATCCAACGTACTCGCCGAAGCGGGCCTCAACGATGTCATGCGCTGGGTGCCTTTCAAAATCGACGAAGCCGACCTGCGAGACCGCATCAAAAACAAAATGATCCGCCCCACCACAATTCCGCAAATGCTCGAAGAACTTCAGGTCGAACAGGCCATTGCCCGCGAAGCCTTGCGCCTGGCCTTTGTCCAGCACCGCGCACTGGCCGTGGGTCTCAAAGGCGTACAGGCAGAGCGCACCCTGTCCGATGTATTCGACCAATCCGAAGGCGGCGAAAGCCTCATCAAAATGCGCGACCTCGATCTCCTCGTCGGAAGCGGCGGCGTTCTATCTCACGCTCCGCGTCGAATGCAAACAGCCGCTATGCTCATTGACGCCTTCCAGCCCGAAGGCATCACGCGCCTCGCCGTTGACAGCATCTTTATGATGCCACACCTCGGCGTGCTTTCATCGGTCAACGAAATCGCCGCCACGCAGGTTTTTGAACGCGACTGCCTCATTTACCTCGGCACCTGTATCGCACCCATCGCCCAGGGCAAAATCGGCACATCCTGTGCGCAATACGAAATCGGCCTTCCCGACGGAACCCAATCGGGCACCCTGAATATTGGCGATCTTCTACATTTCCCGCTCGAAGCAGGTCAGGAAGCACACCTCACCTTACAGCCCGAGCGCAACACAGACGCAGGTGCCGGGCCGGGCCGAGAACTGAACACCACAGTCAAAGGGGGCACCGCCGGGCTGATCCTCGACGGACGCGGGCGCCCCATTGTATTTGCCGAAAATCAATCCGAACGCGCCGATCAGATAAGCCAGTGGAGCGAGACCCTCGACCTCTACCCCCGGTAA
- a CDS encoding lipoate--protein ligase family protein, which yields MAVDEALVRSIATGARPAFRVYGWQPPAVSFGYAQRISREVDAQKVRDRGIDIVRRPTGGRAVLHWNELTYSVVCPADNPVMGGNINEAYRKISEGLLAGIRALGVDATFESRRQTQPSPRGKELTAPCFTSTAQYEVTFKGRKLIGSAQQRIGTMLLQHGSLLLGAEHKQIADLLPGDKPGLQKRFARELDRHTTSLSEALAYPINFDTAATAIRQGIQNTFNIQLVEASLSETEIAETQRLIAEKYATYEWNDKY from the coding sequence ATGGCAGTAGATGAAGCCCTCGTGCGCTCGATAGCAACAGGTGCTCGGCCCGCATTTCGCGTTTACGGGTGGCAACCGCCTGCGGTCTCCTTTGGATATGCACAGCGCATCAGCCGCGAAGTCGATGCCCAAAAAGTTCGCGATCGCGGTATCGACATTGTCCGTCGTCCCACCGGTGGCCGCGCTGTCTTGCACTGGAACGAACTGACCTACAGCGTTGTCTGCCCTGCCGACAATCCCGTGATGGGGGGCAATATCAACGAAGCCTATCGCAAAATCAGCGAAGGCCTCCTGGCGGGTATTCGCGCTCTCGGCGTCGATGCGACCTTTGAATCCCGTCGCCAAACACAGCCCTCACCGCGCGGCAAAGAACTCACCGCGCCCTGTTTTACCAGTACGGCGCAATACGAAGTCACATTTAAGGGGCGCAAACTCATCGGCAGCGCGCAACAGCGCATCGGTACAATGCTCTTGCAACACGGATCACTCCTGCTCGGCGCAGAGCACAAACAAATCGCCGACCTTCTGCCCGGCGACAAACCAGGCCTGCAAAAGCGTTTTGCACGCGAACTCGACCGCCACACCACCTCGCTCTCTGAAGCTCTCGCATACCCCATCAATTTCGACACAGCGGCCACAGCCATCCGGCAAGGCATTCAAAATACCTTTAACATCCAACTTGTTGAAGCCTCACTCAGCGAAACAGAAATCGCCGAAACCCAACGCCTTATCGCCGAGAAATACGCAACCTATGAATGGAATGACAAGTATTGA